In Oryzias melastigma strain HK-1 linkage group LG16, ASM292280v2, whole genome shotgun sequence, a single genomic region encodes these proteins:
- the si:dkeyp-84f3.5 gene encoding zinc finger protein 91, translating to MPSAHRQNQFVMEKQKAVINVSSAHISEEPCSFICTECGGGFSQYASVLAHMTSHGPLDSFSFDGSSNGLEIPREYVLQENGTLTVVNGLSQSHTFNSSQSSMKPAPSGAFPTQISTPAKPASPSSRVQPSADSNLDKSLQAHHRCEICSRSFTSLQNLHRHQQYRNTERGFKCTLCCKIFEDRHRLKKHFQDHTYERFHCCGQCGKRFLKVDALSAHKKEKHSLSKASVRGENRLERKLEKTYTCKKCKLSFFWMSDFQTHSVYLCRGKELDVGFTTEIELDSVDADQMEPVNCHFNGATINVKSGNCEMDTESDFRPYRCGLCGDRFEKLTALKEHHITHQTQEEIDKLNQESQRPFRRKIPPKARRRTASNPNGKLHPCKHCHRVFNHSSSLSRHMRYHKGTMHTCVFCGRAFPQRCDLRRHLAMYHKADLDKKPGLKHLLADPQNGSLPEPVISNKHKDIVNDFSDGEQTSSEQSPKEKQSGKTGRVTYKCQECGKKFGLLCVYQRHLRYHKKEPSRCPQCPALFKNSASLEIHLQSHPNIIEPGDGQTSGNVLADEEKSIIDDVEDDVEDDHKHKQTENSPEDLYECTECTQTFSCLDSFLQHQSSHSSENNA from the coding sequence ATGCCATCAGCACACAGACAAAATCAGTTCGTCATGGAGAAGCAGAAAGCTGTGATTAATGTTTCTTCAGCTCATATCAGTGAGGAGCCTTGTAGCTTCATCTGCACTGAATGCGGTGGTGGCTTCAGTCAGTATGCCAGCGTGTTAGCCCACATGACCAGCCATGGGCCTTTGGATTCATTTTCCTTTGATGGCTCGTCTAACGGATTAGAAATCCCTCGGGAGTACGTGCTTCAGGAAAATGGCACGTTGACTGTTGTGAATGGACTGTCACAGTCACATACTTTTAATTCCTCGCAGTCCTCCATGAAACCAGCTCCCTCTGGAGCGTTTCCGACCCAGATCTCCACCCCCGCTAAGCCAGCGTCTCCAAGTTCCCGAGTGCAGCCCTCTGCAGACTCGAACCTTGACAAGTCTCTGCAAGCCCATCACCGCTGTGAAATCTGTAGCCGATCGTTCACCAGCCTTCAGAATCTGCATCGCCATCAGCAGTATCGAAACACAGAAAGAGGCTTCAAGTGCACCTTGTGCTGCAAGATCTTTGAAGACAGACACCGTCTGAAGAAACACTTTCAAGACCACACCTATGAGAGGTTCCACTGCTGTGGTCAGTGTGGGAAGCGCTTCCTGAAGGTGGATGCGCTCAGTGCTCATAAGAAAGAGAAGCACTCTTTGTCCAAAGCGTCAGTCAGAGGAGAGAACCGGCTGGAAAGAAAGTTGGAGAAAACTTACACCTGCAAGAAGTGTAAACTGAGTTTCTTCTGGATGTCAGATTTCCAGACTCACTCAGTCTACCTTTGCAGGGGCAAAGAACTGGACGTTGGCTTTACAACCGAAATCGAACTGGATTCTGTCGACGCTGATCAAATGGAGCCCGTGAACTGCCACTTCAACGGTGCGACCATCAACGTCAAGAGTGGGAACTGTGAGATGGACACCGAATCCGACTTCAGACCTTACAGATGTGGTCTATGTGGGGATCGCTTTGAGAAATTAACAGCTTTAAAGGAGCATCACATCACACATCAAACTCAGGAAGAAATAGATAAACTAAACCAAGAATCCCAAAGACCTTTTAGGCGAAAGATCCCACCCAAAGCCAGGCGTAGGACCGCGAGTAACCCTAACGGAAAGCTCCACCCCTGTAAGCACTGTCACCGTGTCTTCAATCATTCCAGTAGTTTATCTCGCCACATGAGATATCACAAAGGCACCATGCAcacttgtgtgttttgtggaaGAGCATTTCCACAGCGATGTGACCTGAGAAGACATTTAGCCATGTACCACAAAGCGGATTTGGACAAGAAGCCTGGCTTGAAACACTTGCTCGCAGATCCCCAAAACGGGTCTTTACCTGAACCTGTCATTagcaacaaacacaaagacataGTCAATGACTTCTCAGACGGCGAGCAGACCTCGAGCGAGCAGAGTCCAAAGGAAAAGCAGTCGGGCAAAACGGGGAGAGTCACCTACAAGTGTCAGGAGTGCGGAAAGAAGTTCGGGCTTCTGTGCGTGTACCAGCGCCACTTGCGCTATCACAAGAAGGAGCCCAGCAGGTGTCCTCAGTGTCCAGCTCTGTTCAAGAACTCTGCATCCCTGGAGATTCACCTTCAGAGTCACCCGAACATCATAGAGCCAGGCGACGGACAAACATCTGGAAACGTCCTGGCTGATGAGGAAAAGAGCATCATTGACGACGTAGAGGATGACGTAGAGGACGaccataaacacaaacaaacggAGAATTCCCCCGAAGACCTTTACGAGTGCACGGAGTGCACACAGACTTTTTCGTGCTTGGACTCTTTTCTCCAGCACCAGTCATCTCATTCCTCTGAAAACAACGCATGA
- the LOC112140520 gene encoding chemokine-like receptor 1, which produces MMAAMAASQINLSSGLEENVSFYNDKDDFDDRDETSFLEEHAGLRQSLNIMSLIVYSLAFFLGVIGNGLVIWVTGFKMKKTVNTVWFLNLAVADFLFTAFLPLSVTYTALDFHWPFGTFMCKLNTTISFLNMFSSVYILMVISVDRCVSVVWPVWAQNHRNVRKASCVSLCVWLLALVLSAPCFIFRDTGPSFYSEDSISCYFNFALSEDYETPSVIQLRLLRHQAMTVVRFLLGFFVPFSVIVSCYAVIIHRLRRNRTLASHSSRTFKIIAAIIITFFLCWAPFHIMGVIELVTHMRENDTFENIVAIGLPIATSLAFLNSCLNPILYVFMGQDFKDKVRKSILNVLENAFQEEVSRSYTNSMVTMRSKDKSVSDAEV; this is translated from the coding sequence ATGATGGCTGCAATGGCTGCTTCCCAAATCAATTTATCATCTGGACTTGaagaaaatgtctctttttataATGACAAGGACGACTTTGACGACAGGGATGAAACCAGTTTCCTGGAGGAGCATGCGGGTCTGAGACAGTCCCTCAACATCATGTCCCTCATCGTTTACAGCCTGGCTTTTTTCCTGGGTGTGATCGGGAACGGTCTGGTCATCTGGGTGACCGGCTTCAAGATGAAGAAAACTGTGAACACCGTTTGGTTTCTCAACCTTGCTGTGGCTGACTTCCTGTTCACGGCGTTCCTGCCGCTCAGCGTCACCTACACGGCCCTGGACTTTCACTGGCCTTTCGGCACGTTCATGTGCAAGCTGAACACCACCATAAGCTTTCTGAACATGTTTTCCAGCGTCTATATTCTGATGGTGATCAGCGTGGACAGATGTGTGTCTGTGGTGTGGCCCGTCTGGGCTCAGAACCACAGAAATGTACGCAAAGCTtcctgtgtgagtctgtgtgtttgGCTGCTGGCTCTGGTTCTCAGCGCtccatgcttcatcttcagagACACGGGGCCGTCCTTCTACAGCGAGGACAGCATCTCCTGCTACTTTAACTTTGCTTTATCTGAGGACTATGAAACGCCATCCGTGATCCAGCTGCGCCTTCTCCGCCATCAAGCCATGACCGTCGTCCGCTTCCTGCTGGGATTCTTCGTCCCCTTCAGCGTCATCGTCTCCTGCTATGCCGTCATAATCCATCGGCTCAGAAGAAACCGCACCCTGGCCAGCCATTCGAGCCGCACATTCAAGATCATCGCTGccatcatcatcactttcttcCTGTGCTGGGCTCCCTTTCACATCATGGGTGTCATCGAGCTAGTAACCCACATGAGAGAAAATGACACGTTCGAGAACATCGTCGCCATCGGACTCCCCATAGCGACGAGCTTGGCTTTTTTAAACAGCTGCCTGAATCCCATCCTGTACGTATTTATGGGCCAAGATTTCAAGGACAAAGTGCGCAAATCCATCCTGAATGTGTTAGAGAATGCGTTTCAGGAGGAGGTGTCCCGCTCCTACACAAACTCTATGGTCACTATGCGCAGCAAAGACAAGTCCGTCTCTGATGCTGAGGTATAA